In a genomic window of Ralstonia nicotianae:
- a CDS encoding IS3 family transposase (programmed frameshift), whose product MSAKRYTEEFKVEAVNQVLDRGHSVAEVAQRLGVSQHSLYQWIKQRRQPVAQPQGQVSPSDEVRRLKAELKRVTEERDILKKGRSVLCQAVRVRYAFIKAHAGQYSVRRLCKAMSVHPSGYYAWHANPLSPRAKDNQRLLGLLKQAWLESGGVYGYRKLTLDMRDLGERCGKHRVARLLKAEGLRSQSGYRRRPAGRAGKPAAVAPNHLQRQFTVNGPNQSWVTDITYIRTHEGWLYLSVVIDLWSRMVVGWSMGQRIDTQLVLDALLMALWRRRPHQQVLIHSDQGCQFTGHTWQSFLREHNLLCSMSRRGNCHDNAVAESFFQLLKRERVRRQIYVTRQQAKSDVFNYIEMFYNPTRRHSSANGLSPVEFEQRHSQRLAGV is encoded by the exons ATGAGCGCGAAGAGATACACCGAGGAATTCAAGGTCGAGGCGGTCAATCAGGTTTTGGACAGAGGTCACAGCGTTGCCGAGGTCGCGCAGCGGCTGGGCGTGAGCCAACACAGCCTGTACCAGTGGATCAAACAACGACGCCAACCCGTGGCGCAACCGCAAGGGCAGGTATCGCCATCCGACGAGGTACGCAGGCTCAAGGCCGAGCTCAAACGGGTGACCGAGGAGCGCGACATCCTAAAAA AAGGCCGCAGCGTACTTTGCCAAGCAGTCCGGGTGAGGTACGCCTTCATCAAGGCGCACGCGGGTCAATACAGCGTGCGCCGTCTGTGCAAGGCGATGTCGGTGCATCCCAGTGGTTACTACGCATGGCACGCAAATCCCTTGAGCCCACGCGCGAAGGACAACCAACGCCTGCTGGGGTTACTCAAGCAGGCCTGGCTGGAGAGCGGCGGGGTCTATGGCTATCGCAAGCTCACCTTGGACATGCGCGATTTGGGCGAGCGCTGCGGCAAGCACCGCGTGGCGAGGCTACTCAAGGCCGAGGGACTGCGTTCGCAATCAGGCTACCGTCGACGTCCTGCTGGGCGTGCCGGCAAGCCGGCGGCGGTCGCGCCCAATCACCTGCAGCGGCAGTTCACGGTCAACGGCCCGAACCAGTCCTGGGTGACCGACATCACCTATATCCGCACGCACGAAGGCTGGCTGTACCTGAGCGTGGTCATCGATCTGTGGTCACGCATGGTCGTCGGCTGGTCCATGGGGCAGCGCATCGATACCCAGTTGGTGCTGGATGCCTTGCTGATGGCACTATGGCGACGCCGTCCGCACCAGCAGGTGCTGATTCACTCGGATCAGGGGTGCCAGTTCACCGGCCACACTTGGCAGAGCTTCCTGCGCGAGCACAACCTGCTGTGTAGCATGAGCCGGCGCGGCAACTGCCACGACAATGCCGTGGCTGAGAGCTTCTTCCAGTTGCTCAAGCGCGAGCGAGTGCGGCGGCAAATCTATGTCACCCGGCAGCAGGCCAAGTCCGATGTCTTCAACTACATCGAGATGTTCTACAACCCAACACGGCGACATTCGAGCGCCAACGGACTATCGCCGGTAGAGTTCGAACAACGCCATTCCCAACGGCTCGCGGGTGTCTAG
- a CDS encoding restriction endonuclease, producing the protein MWIDFSEIPPAKQPSRDTEAFEKFAKQFLESIEGCTIEKTVGRGADGGVDLIAVKEGVRWLVSCKHYLSTSITAAAEEDPKGRLEAHGCQVFIGFYSGSPHNSLIARLEGLERNHATFKYEIFNNEDIEGRLFSAQNAKGWILSARWFPNSYARLFHQLVHPVDHFTHDHLIIDDTKGKLWAGDLPVAIHYYSEEGKKSAAKSAIMSANEYATSRAFDGIFVQRVALVANLLPGTFLRLRFVKDDLVRSFEIIPSWDFSIIGRYLAEGRMRLRGVYNLLTVWSFWDVERAAPFVEAARMLWSLRDESGAIKPLSTIEEVSEAYEEENGVGTAKNGSQWTGNVLRLGDLAGRGNTHERGFFAGLLCFCPGSLQFTLDKYSTIVRMARELNEVTELETRIAQVVSQLSGEDRSYFLGHDVSLVEQLKSISIIDMGHEKYMPQIRAGMKCFAVNPLEIWLPKISDPGAVSNIFLA; encoded by the coding sequence ATGTGGATAGATTTTTCTGAGATACCTCCGGCAAAACAGCCTTCGCGCGATACAGAAGCGTTTGAAAAATTCGCCAAACAATTTCTCGAATCGATAGAAGGGTGCACCATCGAGAAAACGGTCGGACGCGGTGCTGATGGAGGTGTTGACCTGATTGCCGTGAAGGAAGGAGTTAGGTGGCTCGTCAGCTGCAAGCATTACCTCTCAACGTCGATTACTGCAGCAGCCGAAGAAGACCCCAAAGGGCGGCTGGAGGCTCATGGATGTCAAGTTTTTATTGGATTTTACTCAGGGTCCCCACACAATAGTCTCATCGCAAGATTGGAAGGCTTGGAACGAAATCACGCGACATTCAAATACGAGATATTTAATAACGAAGATATTGAGGGTCGGCTCTTCTCTGCGCAGAATGCCAAGGGCTGGATACTTTCGGCTCGATGGTTTCCAAATAGCTACGCCAGGCTATTTCATCAACTCGTTCACCCGGTTGATCACTTCACGCACGATCACCTAATTATTGACGACACCAAGGGAAAGCTATGGGCCGGCGACTTGCCGGTAGCGATTCATTATTACAGCGAGGAAGGAAAGAAGAGTGCCGCCAAATCAGCGATAATGAGCGCAAACGAGTACGCGACGTCTCGAGCCTTTGACGGGATTTTTGTCCAACGTGTCGCGCTGGTCGCGAATTTGTTGCCAGGTACATTCCTACGCCTTCGCTTCGTCAAGGATGATCTTGTGCGCAGCTTCGAAATTATTCCATCATGGGATTTTTCCATAATAGGTCGCTATCTGGCTGAGGGTCGCATGCGCCTAAGAGGGGTTTACAATCTCCTAACGGTATGGTCCTTCTGGGATGTGGAGAGGGCTGCGCCATTTGTTGAGGCGGCAAGAATGTTATGGTCTCTTCGAGACGAGAGTGGTGCTATCAAGCCTCTCAGCACTATCGAGGAAGTGTCTGAAGCGTACGAGGAAGAGAATGGGGTTGGAACCGCGAAAAACGGATCACAATGGACTGGCAATGTATTACGGCTAGGAGACTTGGCTGGCCGCGGAAATACGCACGAGCGCGGATTCTTCGCGGGGCTCCTCTGCTTTTGCCCTGGAAGTCTTCAATTCACCCTAGACAAGTATTCGACCATCGTGCGAATGGCAAGGGAGCTGAACGAGGTGACCGAGCTGGAAACGCGCATTGCTCAGGTTGTGTCGCAACTAAGCGGCGAAGATAGAAGCTATTTCTTGGGGCACGATGTGAGCCTGGTCGAGCAGCTGAAGTCAATTTCAATCATCGATATGGGCCACGAAAAATACATGCCTCAAATCCGCGCCGGCATGAAATGCTTTGCTGTGAATCCGCTGGAAATCTGGCTGCCGAAAATTTCAGATCCGGGAGCCGTCTCTAACATATTTCTCGCCTAA
- a CDS encoding IS5-like element ISRso1 family transposase, giving the protein MWKKEHREREAKLGRKTKRYPSDLTDIEWVAVQPLLPRAAVRGRRRECDLREVVNALRYLVRAGCGWRMLPHDFPPWQTVYWWFRRLMRRLLFRTLHDVALMLDRELAGRQPCPSAGVIDSQTVKAPSADKRGYDAAKKIVGRKRHIAVDTDGRLLMVNLTPADIADSTGALAVLEAVKKRWPGIKHLFADGAYDRTALMDKASTLDFVVEVVRRHEQQTGFAVLPRRWVVERTFGWMVRWRRLVRDYEQRADVSEAMIHIAMSGLLLRRIAHP; this is encoded by the coding sequence ATGTGGAAAAAAGAACATCGAGAACGCGAGGCGAAGCTGGGTCGCAAGACCAAGCGGTACCCAAGCGACCTGACGGATATCGAATGGGTCGCTGTGCAGCCGTTGCTGCCCCGCGCCGCCGTGCGAGGTCGGCGCCGGGAGTGCGACTTGAGGGAGGTGGTCAACGCGCTGCGGTACCTGGTGCGGGCGGGCTGCGGCTGGCGCATGCTGCCCCATGACTTCCCGCCGTGGCAGACCGTGTATTGGTGGTTTCGTCGGCTCATGCGCCGCTTGCTGTTCCGCACGCTGCACGACGTGGCGCTGATGTTGGACCGGGAGTTGGCTGGGCGGCAGCCGTGCCCAAGTGCGGGCGTCATCGACAGCCAGACAGTCAAAGCGCCCTCGGCCGACAAGCGTGGCTACGACGCGGCCAAGAAAATCGTCGGGCGCAAACGGCATATCGCGGTGGACACGGATGGACGGCTGCTGATGGTGAACCTGACACCGGCGGACATTGCTGATAGCACGGGTGCGCTGGCGGTGCTGGAAGCGGTGAAGAAGCGCTGGCCAGGCATAAAACACCTGTTCGCTGACGGTGCGTATGACCGCACAGCGCTGATGGACAAGGCATCGACCCTCGACTTCGTGGTTGAGGTGGTGCGCCGGCACGAGCAGCAAACGGGCTTTGCCGTTCTGCCGCGCCGCTGGGTGGTCGAGCGCACCTTTGGATGGATGGTTCGCTGGCGTCGACTCGTACGCGACTACGAACAGCGGGCAGACGTATCGGAAGCCATGATTCATATCGCGATGAGTGGCTTGTTACTGCGCAGAATCGCTCATCCTTGA
- a CDS encoding DEAD/DEAH box helicase, giving the protein MFDVLGRAGTLQKPSEKQAWADDMKALDTLRESGTVGEVLDLLKKMRRPRLPDNVTRREEDMAAFDPAAGEPEKPSVDRHRRLRDVKYMEIVNLVRFVDGFTPFATQHSVKGAEFENVLVVFGGGWNHYNWPRMLEYMVPGTKPTAAHQKGFNRARNLFYVSVSRPKRRLAVLFTQTMSDKSLGVLNTLFANEVTAVNLP; this is encoded by the coding sequence ATGTTCGACGTACTTGGCCGGGCGGGCACCCTGCAAAAACCTTCAGAGAAGCAGGCTTGGGCAGATGACATGAAAGCCCTCGACACTCTGCGCGAAAGTGGCACTGTGGGCGAGGTGTTAGACCTTCTGAAGAAGATGCGCCGACCTCGTTTACCTGACAACGTGACTCGTCGTGAGGAGGACATGGCAGCGTTTGATCCGGCCGCTGGTGAGCCTGAGAAGCCCTCTGTTGACCGCCATCGACGCTTGCGTGACGTGAAGTATATGGAGATCGTGAACCTTGTGCGTTTTGTCGATGGCTTCACGCCCTTCGCCACTCAGCATAGTGTCAAAGGTGCAGAATTCGAGAACGTCCTCGTCGTCTTCGGCGGCGGTTGGAACCATTACAACTGGCCCCGTATGCTCGAATATATGGTTCCCGGTACGAAACCGACCGCCGCCCACCAGAAAGGTTTCAACCGCGCCAGGAACCTCTTCTACGTCAGTGTCTCTCGGCCAAAGCGCCGTCTAGCAGTCCTTTTTACACAGACGATGAGCGACAAGTCGTTGGGGGTGCTCAACACGTTGTTCGCCAACGAGGTGACCGCGGTCAACTTACCCTGA
- a CDS encoding ATP-dependent DNA helicase, whose product MFHLTARVAWHDSRWNGSVCRQPSCNSFCAALDRIREERDDAREDAIAGKRWSTLESDALPACKAESGAFMNDEEWARRFVHPYAGIKKAEDTHGHLKPTLVKIPSYATFVVPFAWMLKSEQEAIDARLPTPLPLDEEAPFNSPWVFGRERQAAILKLFTSRLTAERSLVFFYCKEGQPLGDNFSRLVMGVGRIANVSQPKAFDVSKKKPTHLMWDLLIRHTIRPDGEDGFLLPYHDYLEPTGDAVEDARRERLLREIAVPADPAHIRVFSYAAELATADIALSTLVRCLESVRKIRVHGIAKGPWERREEWLNQQIAQAWQDRGPFPGLGPVLEALGMRLGTALALELRSSGTVKADADPWPTVDAILRGKQKAPQPAYTEDLKAIRETWTDLFDERRALLKLLSRFALTSEQALRWFDPKERAKGSAAKVTDEEILANPYRMSEVDLGDWNDSPVSVGVIDRGLLPDATIASMHPVPAPSKVGSPNDARRMRAALVAVLREASENGDALLSVPEALQRTGSLDLAHPCVIGSDWPSTNRSMLAGVVELIDIPAAEGVPTAALQLTELKGREDRLRSVLGKRAAKAATPITGDWRKLLVRAISEAGGKFDEANEIHRQAIEEQAVALERLLSRRLSVLVGRAGTGKTSVMGALMLSDALTKDGILLLAPTGKARVRLGKATNAEAMTVAQFLHRLGRYDGTRQRPKFDGKDKYRKEKTVVIDECSMLTMDDLVAVLEALDLAHVQRLILVGDPNQLPPIGVGRPFADLVSYLETADVKGESGTPLGNALARLSVEVRAAATASSSASDALRLASWFTREQQPVDADRMLSDLELGEKFNDLEIALWKTPDELRAQLLAAFQRHLGLTGPSDIAGFDKALGLDDKGWVPFDAPEGSERWQILSPVRMHPHGVHDLNRWVQRQFRANELEAAATLWGVSLGDETIVAKDKVIQTTNQRRRAFNWVERASEEHYIANGEVALMSKVKNMLKGVFAGRPNLTFDYWPNQFSDGYAPLELAYALTVHKAQGSEFKKVFVILPKNSRLLSRELVYTALTRSREQLVLLIEGDDATVLFDLTRPERSETARRNTNIFHSVIRAADDTVPFAEHLIHRTEKGHLVRSKSELVIANMLFQLGIPYEYERVLDGTTAAGRLRPDFSFVTADGDLLVWEHLGMLSRPDYKRGWEWKQAWYEKNGFAEGKTLFTSTEEDGRGLDSAELKKTALIIKNLLE is encoded by the coding sequence GTGTTCCACCTGACCGCACGCGTTGCCTGGCACGACTCCCGCTGGAACGGGTCGGTCTGCCGCCAACCATCGTGCAACTCGTTCTGCGCCGCACTCGACCGCATCCGCGAGGAGCGCGACGACGCGCGTGAAGACGCGATCGCTGGCAAGCGATGGAGCACGCTTGAGTCTGACGCGCTGCCTGCCTGCAAGGCGGAGTCGGGCGCGTTCATGAACGACGAGGAATGGGCCCGGCGCTTCGTGCACCCGTACGCGGGCATCAAGAAGGCCGAGGACACGCACGGGCACCTCAAGCCGACGTTGGTGAAGATTCCATCGTACGCCACGTTCGTCGTGCCGTTCGCGTGGATGCTCAAAAGCGAACAGGAGGCGATCGACGCTCGACTTCCCACGCCGCTTCCCCTCGACGAGGAAGCTCCGTTCAATAGCCCGTGGGTCTTCGGGCGCGAGCGCCAGGCGGCAATCCTCAAACTGTTTACGAGCCGGCTCACGGCAGAGCGCTCGCTGGTCTTCTTCTACTGCAAGGAAGGGCAGCCGCTCGGCGACAACTTCTCGCGGCTGGTAATGGGCGTCGGAAGGATCGCCAACGTCTCACAGCCGAAGGCCTTCGACGTCTCGAAGAAGAAGCCCACGCACCTGATGTGGGACCTGCTCATTCGCCACACAATCCGGCCCGATGGCGAGGACGGATTCCTGCTCCCGTACCACGATTACCTGGAACCCACGGGTGACGCCGTCGAGGACGCGCGGCGCGAACGACTCCTTCGCGAGATCGCGGTGCCCGCCGACCCGGCACACATTCGGGTCTTTTCCTACGCCGCCGAACTCGCCACCGCAGACATTGCTCTCTCGACTCTGGTGCGCTGCCTCGAATCGGTGCGGAAGATCCGCGTGCACGGCATCGCCAAGGGCCCGTGGGAGCGTCGCGAGGAGTGGCTCAACCAGCAGATCGCCCAAGCGTGGCAGGACCGTGGGCCGTTCCCTGGGCTCGGCCCTGTGCTCGAAGCGCTGGGGATGCGCTTAGGGACGGCACTTGCGCTGGAGCTGCGGTCATCGGGAACGGTGAAGGCCGACGCCGACCCGTGGCCGACGGTGGACGCGATCCTTCGCGGCAAACAGAAGGCTCCGCAGCCCGCATACACCGAGGACCTGAAGGCGATCCGCGAGACATGGACGGACCTTTTCGACGAGCGCCGCGCCCTGCTCAAGCTTCTCTCGCGCTTCGCGCTCACCTCGGAGCAGGCGCTCCGCTGGTTCGACCCGAAGGAACGCGCCAAAGGCAGCGCCGCGAAGGTGACCGACGAGGAGATCCTCGCGAACCCATACCGCATGAGCGAAGTGGACCTCGGCGACTGGAACGACTCGCCGGTGTCCGTCGGCGTCATCGATCGCGGGCTGCTTCCCGACGCGACCATCGCCTCGATGCACCCGGTCCCGGCGCCGTCGAAGGTGGGTTCGCCGAACGACGCGCGCCGCATGCGCGCAGCACTGGTCGCGGTGCTACGTGAAGCATCGGAGAACGGCGACGCGCTCCTCAGCGTGCCCGAAGCGCTGCAGCGAACGGGTTCTCTCGACCTAGCTCACCCGTGCGTCATCGGCTCGGACTGGCCGAGCACGAACCGCTCAATGCTCGCCGGCGTCGTCGAACTCATCGACATTCCGGCTGCGGAAGGAGTGCCGACAGCAGCGCTCCAGCTCACGGAGTTGAAGGGCCGAGAGGACCGCCTTCGCTCCGTGCTCGGCAAGCGTGCAGCGAAGGCTGCGACGCCCATCACGGGCGACTGGCGGAAGCTGCTCGTCAGAGCTATCTCCGAGGCGGGCGGCAAGTTCGACGAGGCGAACGAGATCCACCGGCAAGCTATCGAGGAACAGGCCGTCGCCCTCGAGCGGCTTCTCTCACGGCGTCTCAGCGTTCTCGTCGGACGCGCTGGCACGGGCAAGACGTCTGTCATGGGTGCGCTCATGCTCTCCGACGCACTCACGAAGGATGGCATCCTGCTGCTCGCGCCGACCGGAAAGGCGCGCGTGCGCCTCGGCAAGGCGACTAACGCGGAGGCGATGACCGTCGCACAGTTCCTTCATCGTCTTGGTCGCTACGACGGCACTCGCCAGCGGCCGAAGTTCGACGGCAAGGACAAGTACCGGAAGGAGAAGACGGTCGTCATCGATGAGTGTTCGATGCTCACGATGGACGACCTGGTCGCCGTCCTCGAAGCGCTCGACCTCGCGCACGTGCAGCGCCTCATCCTCGTCGGCGATCCGAACCAGCTCCCGCCCATTGGCGTGGGGCGCCCCTTCGCCGACCTCGTCTCGTACCTCGAAACTGCGGACGTGAAGGGGGAGAGCGGCACGCCGCTTGGCAATGCGCTCGCCAGGCTCTCTGTCGAGGTCCGCGCGGCAGCAACGGCGTCCTCGTCGGCCTCCGACGCGCTCCGTCTTGCGTCTTGGTTCACGCGCGAGCAGCAGCCCGTCGACGCCGACCGCATGCTTAGCGACCTCGAGCTGGGCGAGAAGTTCAATGACCTCGAGATCGCGTTGTGGAAGACGCCCGACGAGCTGCGCGCACAGCTCCTGGCGGCGTTCCAGCGGCACCTCGGGCTGACCGGCCCGAGCGACATCGCCGGATTCGACAAGGCGCTCGGTCTCGACGACAAGGGTTGGGTCCCATTCGACGCGCCGGAAGGCTCCGAGCGCTGGCAGATCCTGTCGCCGGTCCGAATGCACCCGCACGGCGTCCACGACCTGAATCGCTGGGTGCAGCGGCAGTTCCGCGCGAATGAGCTGGAGGCGGCAGCGACGCTTTGGGGCGTGAGCCTTGGCGACGAGACTATCGTCGCCAAGGACAAGGTCATCCAGACGACGAACCAACGGCGCAGGGCGTTCAACTGGGTCGAGCGCGCGAGCGAGGAACACTACATCGCGAACGGCGAGGTCGCCTTGATGTCGAAGGTGAAAAATATGCTCAAGGGCGTGTTCGCCGGGCGGCCGAACCTGACGTTCGACTACTGGCCCAACCAGTTCTCCGACGGATACGCTCCCCTCGAGCTGGCATATGCGCTCACCGTCCACAAGGCGCAAGGCAGCGAGTTCAAGAAGGTCTTCGTCATCCTGCCGAAGAACAGTAGGCTGCTCTCGCGCGAGCTGGTGTACACCGCGCTCACGCGCTCGCGTGAACAGCTCGTGCTCCTCATCGAGGGCGACGACGCGACAGTGCTCTTCGACCTCACGCGTCCGGAACGCTCGGAGACCGCGCGGCGCAACACGAATATCTTCCACAGTGTCATCCGCGCCGCCGATGACACTGTGCCCTTCGCCGAGCACCTGATCCACCGGACCGAGAAGGGCCACCTGGTGCGCAGCAAGTCGGAGCTTGTCATCGCGAACATGCTGTTCCAGCTCGGTATCCCCTACGAGTACGAGCGAGTGCTCGACGGGACGACCGCTGCGGGCCGCCTGCGCCCCGATTTCTCGTTCGTCACCGCCGACGGCGACCTGCTCGTCTGGGAGCACCTCGGCATGCTCAGCCGCCCCGACTACAAGCGGGGCTGGGAGTGGAAGCAAGCTTGGTACGAAAAGAACGGCTTCGCTGAGGGCAAGACGCTCTTTACGTCGACCGAAGAGGACGGCAGGGGCCTCGATTCGGCAGAGCTAAAGAAGACGGCACTGATCATTAAGAATCTGCTTGAGTAA
- a CDS encoding ATP-dependent nuclease encodes MRIEKIAIENFRLLQSAEMSLERTTTLIVGRNNSGKTSITEFFAHVLGDEPKKLRLEDFSAARREAFLAAKQLRREGQDEKDVLAALPVISATVFVSYDPADELGALAPFVIDLDPGCKTAQIRIDYRPAQTALALLLDPPVPEGGADDAAHLFKNLKDVVPKAYEYHVTAVDPNDSTNERVIELKQLGKLFQCGLVGAQRSLDQHKRGEPNVLGKLLEALFTTATSATATTADQAIAAELKAAVSNIEKNIHEGFNEKLTALLPKIKSFGYPGLNDPDLRTETALNVVSLLNEHTKVFYTGAHGVHLPEGYNGLGARNLIYILLQLLSFHKSFRTNPTLPAVHLIFIEEPEAHLHPQMQEVFIKQLNAAVQVFSAEYPDQEWPVQFVVTTHSSHIANAAPFDAVRYFLAKPSADGATRHTVIKDFRKGADKIKEPDRSFLHRYMTLTKCDLFFADKAILIEGPTERLLMPRIFQIIDEALDESKKLSQQYISTVEVDGANAKIFSPLLDFLELRTLVITDLDAVKMGDKGRYVKCPYSQGERSLNTTLRDWFKIKDGEALTLDVLKAKTPEEKVQGYRRVAYQIHETESKFCARTFEDAFILANPTLFALKDGDHWGDLSFDIAADMGKVETALRYGLSEDAWKVPAYINEGMLWLADSAPLPLPPAAPPAEGVAAHGA; translated from the coding sequence ATGCGGATAGAAAAAATTGCGATCGAGAATTTCAGGCTTTTACAGAGTGCGGAGATGTCGCTTGAACGGACGACGACATTGATCGTCGGCCGCAACAACAGTGGCAAAACTTCCATCACGGAGTTCTTCGCGCACGTCCTCGGCGATGAGCCGAAGAAGCTGCGGCTGGAAGACTTTTCGGCAGCGAGAAGAGAAGCCTTTCTCGCCGCCAAGCAACTGCGTCGTGAAGGCCAGGACGAGAAGGATGTTCTCGCCGCATTGCCGGTCATCTCGGCTACGGTCTTTGTGTCTTACGACCCGGCTGACGAACTTGGTGCGCTCGCCCCATTTGTGATCGACCTCGACCCCGGGTGCAAGACCGCCCAAATTCGTATTGACTATCGGCCCGCACAGACTGCCTTGGCTTTGCTGCTTGATCCACCTGTCCCGGAGGGAGGAGCAGACGACGCGGCTCATCTCTTCAAGAACCTCAAAGACGTTGTTCCGAAAGCCTATGAGTATCACGTAACGGCAGTTGATCCCAACGATTCGACCAACGAGCGCGTCATTGAATTAAAGCAGCTCGGTAAGCTTTTCCAGTGCGGACTTGTGGGCGCGCAAAGATCCCTTGATCAACACAAGCGGGGCGAGCCCAATGTCCTTGGGAAGCTCTTAGAGGCATTGTTCACAACAGCGACAAGTGCCACGGCAACCACGGCAGACCAAGCGATTGCCGCAGAATTAAAGGCTGCTGTCTCCAACATCGAGAAAAACATCCATGAGGGCTTCAACGAGAAGCTCACCGCGTTGCTGCCGAAGATCAAGAGCTTCGGGTATCCAGGTCTCAATGACCCGGACTTGCGTACGGAGACAGCACTGAATGTCGTCAGTCTCCTCAATGAGCACACGAAGGTCTTCTACACCGGGGCTCATGGCGTCCATCTCCCCGAGGGATACAACGGTCTTGGCGCACGAAACCTGATCTACATCCTTCTTCAGCTTCTGAGTTTTCACAAGTCTTTTCGCACGAACCCGACCCTACCGGCAGTGCACCTGATCTTCATCGAGGAGCCTGAAGCCCATTTGCATCCGCAAATGCAGGAAGTCTTCATCAAGCAACTGAATGCAGCAGTCCAGGTCTTTTCGGCGGAGTATCCAGATCAAGAATGGCCGGTCCAGTTTGTCGTCACGACGCACTCTTCGCACATCGCGAACGCTGCCCCATTTGATGCAGTCCGCTATTTCCTCGCCAAGCCATCCGCAGATGGGGCAACACGGCACACGGTCATTAAGGACTTCCGAAAAGGAGCTGACAAGATCAAGGAGCCAGACAGGAGCTTTCTGCATCGATACATGACCTTGACGAAATGCGACTTGTTTTTCGCCGACAAGGCCATTCTGATTGAAGGTCCGACCGAGCGCCTCTTGATGCCGCGCATCTTCCAAATCATTGACGAGGCGCTAGACGAGTCCAAGAAGCTCTCGCAGCAGTACATCTCGACAGTGGAGGTCGACGGAGCGAACGCGAAGATTTTCTCGCCGCTGCTCGACTTTCTCGAGTTGAGGACACTGGTCATCACGGACCTTGACGCCGTAAAGATGGGCGACAAAGGTCGCTATGTGAAGTGTCCGTACTCGCAGGGCGAGCGGTCGTTAAACACGACTCTTCGCGATTGGTTCAAGATCAAAGATGGTGAGGCCCTCACCCTGGATGTTCTGAAAGCAAAGACGCCAGAAGAGAAGGTACAGGGCTATCGGCGGGTCGCTTACCAGATTCACGAAACCGAATCGAAGTTCTGCGCGCGCACATTTGAAGATGCGTTCATCCTCGCGAACCCCACGCTCTTTGCATTGAAGGACGGTGACCACTGGGGTGATCTTTCCTTTGACATTGCCGCAGATATGGGCAAGGTCGAGACCGCATTGAGGTACGGTCTTTCCGAAGACGCATGGAAGGTGCCTGCGTACATCAATGAAGGCATGCTTTGGCTGGCGGATTCAGCACCGCTGCCACTGCCACCTGCCGCCCCACCTGCAGAAGGAGTTGCGGCTCATGGTGCTTGA
- a CDS encoding TniQ family protein, protein MSRKTGAIQVSPYPYESFESFIFRLAEFNALGSASATLLALGAHCQRPSRYCYKHLSALLGIEPASSAAMIPTAVDGDLHILGNQLLRDHHIVRCASRFCPLCVSERGYGALEWSLAPFAVCAEHGVYLIDRCACRPRAPLNMFRNRYSTCICGADLRNAAVLPASFAACKLAKEIQRRFRQEPEEKLDCVFPILDTWPEGAQFGDFLDLMICLGNLARGPGALSRCLSHSVYRLDVVTALFENAAYVLSNWRGDFASAFRIANATVDASRATLDDKFRLFQAKAEQYLPPLVYRWLTLQRS, encoded by the coding sequence GTGTCTAGAAAAACCGGGGCGATTCAAGTCTCTCCCTATCCTTACGAGAGCTTTGAAAGCTTCATCTTTCGGCTGGCGGAGTTCAACGCGTTAGGCTCTGCTAGTGCCACGCTTCTCGCGCTTGGTGCGCATTGTCAGAGACCATCGCGCTATTGCTATAAACATCTCAGTGCGCTTCTCGGCATTGAGCCTGCCTCGTCGGCGGCGATGATACCAACAGCAGTTGATGGGGACCTTCACATCCTCGGAAACCAACTCTTGCGTGACCACCACATTGTTCGGTGCGCCAGTCGGTTTTGCCCGTTGTGTGTTTCTGAGCGCGGTTACGGTGCACTTGAATGGAGCCTTGCTCCGTTTGCCGTCTGTGCCGAGCACGGTGTCTATCTGATTGATCGCTGTGCTTGCAGACCAAGGGCGCCCCTGAACATGTTTCGCAATAGGTACTCCACATGTATATGTGGGGCTGACCTACGCAACGCCGCTGTGCTACCTGCGAGTTTCGCCGCGTGCAAACTTGCCAAGGAGATTCAGCGACGGTTTCGACAGGAGCCGGAAGAAAAATTGGATTGCGTGTTCCCAATATTGGACACGTGGCCCGAAGGCGCGCAGTTCGGCGATTTTCTCGACTTGATGATATGCCTTGGCAATCTCGCGCGTGGGCCGGGAGCGCTTAGCCGTTGCCTCAGTCATTCAGTGTATCGCTTGGACGTGGTTACTGCTTTGTTCGAGAATGCGGCGTACGTTCTTTCGAACTGGCGAGGTGATTTCGCGTCGGCCTTTCGTATCGCTAACGCCACCGTCGACGCGTCACGGGCTACATTGGATGACAAGTTCAGGCTGTTCCAGGCTAAGGCGGAGCAGTATTTACCTCCGCTGGTGTATCGGTGGCTGACGCTTCAGCGCTCGTAG